A genomic stretch from Coffea arabica cultivar ET-39 chromosome 10c, Coffea Arabica ET-39 HiFi, whole genome shotgun sequence includes:
- the LOC113713794 gene encoding receptor homology region, transmembrane domain- and RING domain-containing protein 2 isoform X1 codes for MMKMNFCVFFCGIFVSLMAITTSGNVVLIGKNVTLSFADIEATFAPSVKASGEGGTLYIAQPLDACLPLTNKVDDTDRNGTISPFVLIIRGGCSFEDKVRSAQSAGFKAAIIYNSEDDELVAMAGSSAGIKINAVFVAKRSGEILSKCAVVAGTEVWIIPSFENSAWSIMAISFISLLAMSAVLATCFFVRRHRIRREHSRTSQVREFHGMSSRLVRAMPSLIFTAVLDDNCTSTTCAICLEDYIVGEKLRILPCHHKFHAICVDAWLTSWRTFCPVCKRDARTSTGEPPASESTPLLSSTPASVSSSSMLSSVRSSLASSSAIRIVPASSRSPSVSRPNSISSSTPYNLQSLRSYNQSPHLSVSRSSVDLRNASSQRSHASYLFSSHHSLGYPPLSPLNSRFMSPYVPSPGNASSSYIGSSSQQPHPLHYSESAASFSPYTSAYSLPEC; via the exons CTCCATCAGTGAAAGCATCTGGGGAGGGTGGTACACTGTACATAGCGCAGCCATTGGATGCATGCTTACCATTGACTAATAAGGTCGACGATACTGATAGGAATGGTACCATTTCCCCTTTTGTGTTGATTATTAGGGGAGGATGTAGCTTCGAGGACAAAGTAAGAAGCGCTCAAAGTGCAGGTTTTAAAGCTGCCATTATCTATAACAGTGAAGACGATGAATTAGTTGCAA TGGCAGGAAGTTCAGCTGGTATAAAAATAAATGCTGTCTTTGTTGCAAAACGTTCGGGGGAAATTCTTTCAAAGTGTGCTGTTGTTGCTGGGACTGAAGTGTGGATAATACCAAGCTTTGAGAACTCAGCATGGTCAATTATGGCTATCTCTTTCATTTCATTACTTGCCATGTCTGCAGTTCTGGCAACATGTTTCTTTGTTCGGAGGCATCGCATCCGAAGGGAGCACTCTCGAACTTCTCAGGTCAGAGAGTTCCATGGAATGAGTAGCCGTCTTGTAAGAGCCATGCCCAGCTTAATATTTACAGCTGTTCTCGATGATAACTGTACTTCAACAACATGTGCTATATGTCTAGAAGATTATATTGTTGGAGAGAAGCTGAGAATTCTTCCATGCCACCACA AATTCCATGCTATTTGTGTTGACGCTTGGCTTACATCATGGAGAACCTTCTGCCCTGTTTGCAAGCGTGATGCAAGAACTAGCACTGGTGAACCCCCAGCCTCTGAATCTACACCCTTGCTTTCATCTACTCCGGCTTCTGTTTCGTCATCATCTATGTTGTCATCCGTTAGATCATCATTAGCTTCATCGTCAGCCATACGAATAGTACCTGCATCTTCTCGGTCCCCTTCAGTCTCCCGTCCCAATTCCATTTCTAGCTCCACTCCGTACAACCTGCAGTCGCTCCGGTCTTATAACCAATCTCCTCATCTCAGTGTGAGCAGAAGCTCTGTTGATCTCAGAAATGCTTCCTCTCAAAGATCTCATGCATCCTATTTGTTTTCATCTCACCATTCACTGGGTTATCCTCCTTTGTCACCCCTTAATTCACGATTTATGTCTCCCTATGTTCCTAGTCCAGGCAATGCCTCATCTAGTTACATTGGTTCATCTAGTCAGCAGCCGCATCCACTTCACTATAGTGAGTCAGCTGCTAGCTTTTCACCATATACTTCAGCTTACTCACTCCCAGAATGTTAA
- the LOC113713973 gene encoding uncharacterized protein: MEQYHRLWDYVATVKNSNPYSHISLQIDRRNIEERATFQRIYYGLGALKNGLLQGCRPIIGLGGCFLKSPFGGQLLTALGRDANENMFLISFAVVEVENYDSWSWFLRELISQIGRGNKGVAYTFISDRQKGLVHAIEELFPESEHRFCLKHMFENFKQRFKDQDLRDLFWEVAAAASMPEHETALSNLERADPQEGDKLTVAGWFKRLPPKLWPRAHFSTACRGDTCVNNMSESWNNYILKARGEPIITMLEWIRRRLMQRLVTKREGMLKHGGTLCPNIYEKLEKLKIKARNCVAVYGGNGNLEVDGYGRTNLSGIPCVHAVACIQSRKLKFEEYVDACYHREAYLRAYNFTIGPVPSKQFWAPKVGQTASNATSVASAAQASVSSTATTLSQKQRRFWYLKSLDPPPKFWEFDIFGFFLEMIADLAPPKLFLIHPKLR; this comes from the exons ATGGAGCAATACCACAGACTTTGGGATTATGTAGCTACTGTAAAAAATTCCAATCCTTATAGTCATATTTCATTGCAAATTGATAGGCGAAATATTGAGGAAAGGGCTACATTTCAGAGGATATATTATGGTTTAGGTGCGTTGAAAAATGGTTTACTACAAGGATGTAGACCTATCATAGGTCTAGGTGGCTGCTTCCTCAAGAGTCCCTTTGGAGGTCAGCTGCTTACAGCCTTGGGTAGGGATGCCAATGAAAATATGTTCCTTATTTCCTTTGCTGTTGTTGAGGTTGAGAATTACGACAGTTGGAGTTGGTTTTTGCGGGAATTAATCAGCCAAATTGGTAGAGGAAACAAAGGAGTGGCTTACACTTTCATCTCAGATAGGCAAAAGGGTCTTGTCCATGCAATTGAAGAATTATTTCCTGAATCAGAGCACAGATTCTGTTTGAAACATATGTTCGAGAACTTCAAACAAAGATTCAAGGATCAAGACCTTAGAGATCTGTTTTGGGAGGTAGCTGCAGCAGCAAGCATGCCGGAGCATGAAACTGCCCTTTCAAATCTTGAGAGGGCTGACCCACAGGAAGGTGACAAGCTAACGGTTGCGGGATGGTTCAAACGGTTGCCTCCAAAATTATGGCCTAGAGCTCATTTTAGTACAGCTTGTAGGGGTGACACTTGCGTTAACAACATGAGTGAGTCATGGAATAATTACATTCTAAAAGCTAGAGGGGAGCCAATAATAACAATGCTGGAGTGGATTCGGAGGAGATTAATGCAAAGGTTGGTAACCAAACGAGAGGGCATGCTGAAACATGGTGGAACTTTATGTCCAAACATTTATGAAAAATTGGAGAAACTTAAGATAAAGGCAAGAAATTGTGTTGCGGTTTACGGAGGAAATGGAAATTTGGAAGTTGATGGTTATGGAAGGACAAAT CTTAGTGGCATTCCTTGCGTGCATGCGGTTGCCTGCATTCAGAGCAGAAAGCTGAAATTCGAGGAATATGTTGATGCTTGTTACCATAGGGAAGCATATTTAAGGGCCTACAACTTCACAATTGGTCCCGTTCCTTCGAAGCAGTTCTGG GCACCTAAAGTTGGTCAAACAGCTTCAAATGCAACATCCGTAGCTTCTGCTGCTCAGGCAAGCGTCTCAAGTACTGCTACTACACTTTCACAG AAACAACGCCGATTTTGGTACCTTAAGTCTCTCGATCCACCACCAAAATTTTGGGAGtttgacatttttgggttcTTCCTTGAAATGATAGCTGATTTAGCCCCTCCAAAGCTTTTCTTGATCCATCCAAAGTTGCGCTGA